From a region of the Desulfovibrio sp. genome:
- a CDS encoding CoB--CoM heterodisulfide reductase iron-sulfur subunit A family protein produces the protein MRIGVFICHCGSNIAGTVDCAQVAAIARTYPDVVYADDPMYTCAEPGQAAIEAAIHEHKLDGVVVASCSPRMHEPTFRRTVERAGLNRYMLEMANIREHVSWIGKDMEANTNKAAELVRLAVEKLRNNKPLMAKSFDVNKRVLVIGGGVAGIQAALDCADGGVPVVLVERDATIGGKMAKLDKTFPTVDCSACILGPKMVDVAQHSNITLYAYSEVEDISGYVGNFTVKIRKRTTYVDWNLCTGCGACTEKCPAKKTPDTFNELTGNTTAITIAFPQAIPKKAVINPQFCRQLLKGKCGVCAKVCPTGAIKYDMEDEIITEEVGSIVAATGYDLMDWTVYKEYGGGAYPDVITSLQYERLLSASGPTGGHVKRPSDGREPKNIVFVQCVGSRDKSVGRPYCSGFCCMYTAKQAILTKDHIPDSHSFVFYMDIRAPGKMYDEFTRRAMEEYGTEYIRGRVSQIYPDGNGQMTVMGVDTLLGQPVEIKADLVVLAVGVEASKGSPQLAEKLRISYDSYGFFMESHVKLKPVETNTAGVYLAGVCQGVKDIPASVAQGSAAAAKVLSLFAKDKLESDPQIAQVDIRRCVNCGKCIRCCPFGAIKEVEIRGEGKAQVIETVCQGCGLCTSTCPQGAIQLSHATDNQILAEVNALCQC, from the coding sequence ATGAGAATAGGCGTCTTTATCTGCCACTGCGGCAGCAATATCGCCGGTACTGTCGACTGCGCCCAGGTGGCGGCCATTGCCCGCACCTATCCTGACGTGGTCTATGCCGACGACCCCATGTACACCTGTGCCGAACCGGGCCAGGCGGCCATTGAAGCAGCAATCCACGAGCACAAGCTCGACGGCGTGGTTGTGGCCTCCTGCTCGCCGCGCATGCACGAGCCCACCTTCCGCCGCACGGTGGAACGCGCGGGGCTCAACCGCTACATGCTTGAAATGGCCAATATCCGCGAGCACGTTTCGTGGATTGGCAAGGATATGGAAGCCAACACCAACAAGGCCGCCGAACTGGTGCGCCTGGCGGTGGAAAAGCTGCGCAACAACAAGCCCCTCATGGCCAAGAGCTTTGACGTCAACAAGCGCGTGCTGGTCATTGGCGGCGGCGTTGCGGGCATTCAGGCGGCGCTTGACTGCGCCGACGGCGGCGTGCCCGTTGTGTTGGTGGAACGCGATGCCACCATCGGCGGCAAAATGGCCAAGCTGGACAAGACCTTCCCCACCGTCGACTGCTCGGCCTGTATTCTCGGCCCCAAGATGGTGGACGTGGCCCAGCACTCCAACATCACGCTTTACGCCTATTCCGAAGTGGAAGACATTTCGGGCTATGTGGGCAACTTTACGGTCAAGATCCGCAAGCGCACCACTTACGTGGACTGGAACCTGTGCACAGGTTGCGGTGCCTGCACCGAAAAGTGCCCGGCCAAGAAAACGCCCGACACCTTCAATGAGCTGACGGGCAACACCACGGCCATCACCATCGCCTTTCCTCAGGCCATTCCCAAGAAGGCCGTCATTAATCCGCAATTCTGCCGCCAGCTTCTCAAGGGCAAGTGCGGCGTGTGTGCCAAGGTGTGCCCCACCGGGGCCATCAAGTACGACATGGAAGATGAGATCATCACCGAAGAAGTGGGCAGCATTGTTGCCGCCACCGGTTACGACCTCATGGACTGGACCGTGTACAAGGAATACGGCGGCGGTGCCTACCCTGACGTTATCACCTCCCTGCAGTACGAGCGTCTGCTCTCCGCATCCGGCCCCACGGGCGGCCATGTGAAGCGCCCCTCTGACGGCAGGGAGCCCAAGAACATCGTCTTTGTGCAGTGCGTTGGCTCGCGCGACAAATCCGTGGGCCGTCCCTACTGCTCCGGCTTCTGCTGCATGTACACGGCCAAGCAGGCCATTCTGACCAAGGATCACATCCCCGATTCGCACTCCTTTGTCTTTTACATGGACATCCGCGCTCCCGGGAAGATGTACGACGAGTTTACCCGCCGCGCCATGGAAGAATACGGCACGGAATACATCCGTGGCCGCGTGTCGCAGATTTACCCCGACGGTAACGGCCAGATGACGGTCATGGGCGTGGATACCCTGCTGGGCCAGCCTGTGGAGATCAAGGCCGACCTCGTGGTGCTTGCCGTGGGCGTCGAGGCCAGCAAGGGTTCGCCCCAGCTGGCAGAAAAGCTGCGCATTTCTTACGACAGCTACGGCTTTTTCATGGAAAGCCACGTCAAGCTCAAACCTGTGGAAACCAATACCGCCGGTGTGTATCTGGCGGGCGTGTGCCAGGGGGTCAAGGATATTCCCGCCTCTGTGGCCCAGGGTTCCGCTGCTGCGGCCAAGGTGCTTTCGCTCTTCGCCAAGGACAAGCTTGAAAGCGACCCGCAGATCGCCCAGGTGGATATCCGCCGCTGCGTCAACTGCGGCAAGTGCATACGCTGCTGCCCCTTTGGCGCCATCAAGGAAGTGGAAATCCGGGGCGAGGGCAAGGCGCAGGTTATTGAAACTGTCTGCCAGGGCTGCGGTCTGTGCACGTCCACCTGTCCGCAGGGGGCCATCCAGCTTTCACACGCTACCGACAACCAGATCCTTGCGGAGGTAAACGCCTTATGCCAGTGCTGA
- a CDS encoding hydrogenase iron-sulfur subunit gives MPVLNGKELRIVGFLCNWCSYGGADTAGVARATQPTDLRIIRVPCSGRIDPLFIVKALLNGADGVLVSGCHPRDCHYAAGNFYARRRLEVLKQFLPVLGIDERRFEYTWVSASEGQRWQQVVTVFTDRIHKLGPAPKLEDPEPLLKIADMALTSLRSLGTGQNAALVELKEAIKAKLPELDCVLGWQQGYDEAHTVPLFMKTPKDVDKLVWGPFNVNNPAVYLPSFKGKKVGIVVKGCDSRSVVELLQENLIRREDVTIFALPCEGTLDMARVNQDMGRYTKIDSVSYDEAGVTITADGKAHRFCMTEYAQGKCYGCTTPSAVLSDTLLGQPVKVDGAAGTPPELALLDSMTLDERLAFWRGQMDRCLRCYACRNACPMCVCRDYCVSDSRDPHWMTQEDTAKEKLFFQTIHAMHLAGRCTGCGECQRACPVGIPILALRQQIARAVAQLFDGYQPGLNPDDVPPLLGYEVVEKNIHERDWK, from the coding sequence ATGCCAGTGCTGAACGGCAAAGAACTTAGAATTGTAGGTTTTCTCTGCAACTGGTGTTCGTATGGCGGTGCGGATACGGCCGGTGTGGCCCGCGCCACCCAGCCCACCGACCTGCGCATCATCCGGGTGCCATGCTCGGGCCGCATTGACCCCCTGTTCATCGTCAAGGCGCTGCTCAACGGCGCGGACGGCGTGCTGGTTTCCGGCTGCCACCCGCGCGACTGCCACTATGCCGCGGGCAACTTTTACGCCCGCCGCCGCCTTGAGGTACTCAAGCAGTTCCTGCCCGTGCTGGGCATTGACGAACGCCGCTTTGAATACACCTGGGTTTCGGCATCCGAAGGCCAGCGCTGGCAGCAGGTGGTTACGGTCTTTACCGACCGCATCCACAAGCTCGGCCCCGCGCCCAAGCTCGAAGACCCGGAACCGCTGCTCAAAATCGCCGACATGGCGCTGACCTCGCTGCGTTCCCTCGGCACAGGGCAAAACGCCGCCCTTGTCGAGCTCAAGGAAGCCATCAAGGCCAAACTGCCCGAGCTCGACTGTGTGCTGGGCTGGCAGCAGGGCTACGACGAGGCCCATACCGTGCCCCTGTTCATGAAGACTCCCAAGGACGTGGACAAGCTGGTATGGGGGCCCTTCAACGTCAACAATCCCGCTGTGTACCTGCCCTCGTTCAAGGGCAAGAAGGTGGGCATTGTGGTCAAGGGCTGCGACTCGCGCTCGGTGGTCGAACTGCTGCAGGAAAACCTGATCCGCCGCGAAGACGTGACCATCTTTGCCCTGCCCTGCGAGGGCACGCTGGACATGGCCCGCGTCAACCAGGATATGGGCCGTTACACCAAGATCGACAGCGTGAGCTACGACGAGGCCGGTGTTACCATCACCGCCGACGGCAAGGCCCACCGCTTCTGCATGACAGAATACGCCCAGGGCAAATGCTACGGTTGCACCACGCCATCGGCGGTGCTTTCCGACACCCTGCTGGGCCAGCCCGTCAAGGTGGACGGCGCGGCGGGTACCCCGCCGGAGCTGGCCCTGCTCGATTCCATGACCCTGGACGAACGGCTTGCCTTCTGGCGCGGCCAGATGGACCGCTGCCTGCGCTGCTACGCCTGCCGCAACGCCTGCCCCATGTGTGTATGCCGCGACTACTGCGTGTCAGACAGCCGCGACCCGCACTGGATGACGCAGGAAGACACGGCCAAGGAAAAACTCTTCTTCCAGACCATTCACGCCATGCATCTGGCTGGCCGCTGCACCGGCTGCGGCGAATGCCAGCGCGCCTGCCCCGTGGGCATTCCCATCCTGGCCCTGCGCCAGCAGATTGCCCGCGCGGTGGCCCAGCTTTTTGACGGCTACCAGCCCGGCCTCAACCCGGACGACGTGCCGCCCCTGCTGGGCTATGAAGTGGTTGAAAAGAACATTCACGAGAGGGACTGGAAATGA
- a CDS encoding 4Fe-4S dicluster domain-containing protein — MSTIRFVTPDGLPAFLAHLSQNGRRVLVPVEKPANKRSVVFEPWQEGKPFTMEKATVPAKEAVLPQCETLVRYKKTKDPDNLERVTMSLDDKPEAQPTVVFACRPCDARGYAVLDRPYLKGPYADPYYKARREQLAVVTLTCGSGCNTCFCHWVGGGPTSPEGSDVLMTEIEGGYVLQAITPKGEELLANSSLAEGAELFHKAEAARKEAWASLVPAPNIKSAPEKVAARFTDTQFWQDQTDRCISCGACTYFCPTCYCFTITDEGEGLSEKGGRRLRSWDNCMSSLFTREASGHNPRMLKAFRMRNRVSHKYSTYPENWGAFSCSGCGRCISNCPVCVDIRAIVLAAIDDGTDDKKSTDK; from the coding sequence ATGAGCACGATACGCTTTGTAACACCCGACGGATTGCCCGCGTTTCTTGCCCACCTCTCGCAGAATGGCCGCCGCGTGCTGGTGCCGGTAGAAAAGCCCGCCAACAAGCGCTCTGTGGTTTTTGAACCTTGGCAGGAAGGCAAGCCCTTTACCATGGAAAAGGCCACCGTGCCCGCCAAGGAGGCCGTGCTGCCCCAATGCGAAACTCTGGTGCGCTACAAAAAAACCAAGGACCCGGATAACCTCGAGCGCGTCACCATGAGTCTGGACGACAAGCCCGAGGCCCAGCCCACCGTGGTTTTTGCCTGCCGTCCCTGCGATGCGCGCGGCTATGCCGTGCTTGACCGTCCCTACCTCAAGGGCCCCTACGCCGACCCCTACTACAAGGCCCGGCGCGAGCAGCTTGCGGTGGTTACGCTCACCTGCGGCAGCGGCTGCAACACCTGCTTCTGCCACTGGGTTGGCGGCGGCCCCACCTCGCCCGAAGGCTCGGACGTGCTCATGACCGAGATCGAGGGCGGCTATGTGCTGCAGGCCATCACCCCCAAGGGTGAGGAACTGCTGGCCAATTCTTCGCTTGCCGAAGGGGCCGAGCTGTTCCACAAGGCCGAGGCGGCGCGCAAGGAGGCCTGGGCCAGCCTTGTGCCTGCTCCCAATATCAAGAGCGCACCCGAAAAGGTGGCAGCCCGCTTTACCGACACGCAGTTCTGGCAGGATCAGACCGACCGCTGCATTTCCTGCGGGGCCTGCACCTACTTTTGCCCCACCTGCTACTGCTTCACCATCACCGACGAGGGCGAAGGACTGAGCGAAAAGGGCGGACGCCGCCTGCGCAGCTGGGACAACTGCATGTCCTCGCTGTTCACGCGTGAGGCCAGCGGCCATAACCCGCGCATGCTCAAGGCATTCCGCATGCGCAACCGCGTGTCGCACAAGTACTCCACCTATCCTGAAAACTGGGGCGCGTTCTCGTGCAGCGGCTGTGGCCGATGCATCAGCAATTGCCCCGTCTGCGTGGACATCCGCGCCATCGTGCTGGCCGCCATTGACGACGGTACCGATGACAAAAAGTCCACGGACAAGTAG
- a CDS encoding FAD/NAD(P)-binding protein → MLREITARPMMQGNPYLPMAATVAEVIQETGNIKTLRVVLDDEEAMKSFTYEPGQVGQLSVFGAGESTFVINSPPSQKNYLQFSVMQAGEVTSAIHRLSPGDKVGVRAPLGNHFPYADWKGKDIFFVGGGIGMAPIRTIMLHVLEHRADFGKVSLLYGARSPRDMAFSYETEDWLRRDDLDCTLCIDAPFDGWPHKVGLIPNVLLELNPDPKNCVAVLCGPPIMIKFTVQALQKLNFAPENIVTTLEKRMKCGVGICGRCNIGGRYVCVDGPVFTWQELQDLPPEL, encoded by the coding sequence ATGCTGCGCGAAATAACCGCCCGCCCCATGATGCAGGGCAACCCCTACCTGCCCATGGCCGCCACCGTGGCCGAAGTGATTCAGGAAACGGGCAACATCAAGACCCTGCGCGTGGTGCTGGACGATGAAGAAGCCATGAAGTCCTTTACCTACGAGCCCGGCCAGGTGGGCCAGCTCTCGGTATTCGGCGCTGGTGAATCCACCTTTGTAATCAACTCGCCGCCGTCGCAGAAGAACTATCTTCAGTTCTCCGTGATGCAGGCGGGCGAGGTTACCTCGGCCATCCACCGGCTGTCGCCTGGCGACAAGGTGGGCGTGCGCGCCCCCCTGGGCAACCACTTTCCCTACGCCGACTGGAAGGGCAAGGACATCTTCTTTGTGGGCGGCGGCATCGGCATGGCACCCATACGCACCATCATGCTGCACGTGCTGGAACACCGCGCCGACTTTGGCAAGGTGAGCCTGCTCTACGGCGCACGCTCCCCGCGCGACATGGCCTTCAGCTATGAAACGGAAGACTGGCTGCGCCGCGACGATCTGGACTGCACCCTGTGCATCGACGCCCCCTTTGACGGCTGGCCGCACAAGGTGGGCCTGATCCCCAACGTGCTGCTGGAACTGAACCCCGACCCCAAAAACTGTGTGGCCGTGCTCTGCGGCCCGCCCATCATGATCAAGTTTACGGTGCAGGCCCTGCAAAAGCTCAACTTTGCGCCTGAAAACATCGTGACCACGCTTGAAAAACGCATGAAGTGCGGCGTCGGCATCTGTGGCCGCTGCAATATCGGCGGGCGCTACGTGTGCGTGGACGGCCCCGTATTCACATGGCAGGAATTGCAGGATCTGCCGCCCGAACTGTAA
- a CDS encoding AEC family transporter, giving the protein MAFLHALGGVFGLMLMGFVGFMLAARNWFGAETRIMLPRLITQIALPPFLMYTIMHSFHRNELLMLAKGALLPLGSVVLTFLLAMVLAKLARIKRQHFGLFCASVSNSNTIFVGIPVNLALFGETSVPYVLLYYAASTVFFWTVGQYSITCDITDSKCCIPVRTRLLQVFSPPLMGFMTGIGLILLGVELPEFLQNVARSLGNLTTPLAMIFIGISIYDMGLRSIKISKDMALLVLGRMVLGPLVMCGFLYFFPVPALMGKVFIIQASLPVMAQAAILSAHYHTDPEFGAQAVSLTTLLSMGTIPLYMVIF; this is encoded by the coding sequence ATGGCGTTTCTGCATGCCCTGGGGGGCGTTTTTGGGCTCATGCTCATGGGCTTTGTGGGGTTTATGCTGGCTGCGCGCAACTGGTTTGGCGCGGAAACGCGCATCATGCTGCCCCGGCTGATCACGCAGATAGCTCTGCCGCCCTTTCTCATGTACACCATCATGCATTCGTTTCACCGCAACGAACTGCTCATGCTGGCCAAGGGGGCGCTGCTGCCTCTGGGCTCTGTGGTGCTGACCTTTTTGCTGGCAATGGTTCTTGCCAAGCTTGCGCGTATCAAGCGACAGCACTTTGGCCTGTTCTGCGCCAGCGTGTCCAACTCGAACACCATATTTGTGGGTATCCCCGTAAATCTGGCCCTTTTTGGTGAAACCTCGGTGCCCTACGTGCTGCTCTATTACGCCGCGAGCACCGTGTTTTTCTGGACAGTGGGGCAGTACTCCATCACCTGCGACATTACGGACAGCAAGTGCTGCATACCCGTGCGCACGCGCCTGCTGCAGGTGTTTTCTCCGCCGCTTATGGGATTTATGACGGGCATCGGCCTGATCCTGCTGGGTGTGGAACTGCCGGAATTTTTGCAGAACGTGGCGCGCTCACTGGGCAACCTTACAACACCGCTGGCCATGATATTTATTGGCATTTCCATCTACGACATGGGGCTGCGCAGCATAAAGATCAGCAAGGACATGGCCCTGCTGGTGCTGGGGCGCATGGTGCTGGGGCCGCTGGTCATGTGCGGCTTTCTGTATTTCTTCCCCGTACCTGCGCTCATGGGCAAGGTGTTCATCATTCAGGCTTCACTGCCGGTGATGGCCCAGGCCGCCATCTTGAGCGCCCACTACCACACAGACCCGGAATTTGGCGCGCAGGCGGTGAGCCTCACAACCCTGCTTTCCATGGGCACAATCCCGCTCTACATGGTCATTTTTTAG
- the ilvD gene encoding dihydroxy-acid dehydratase, with the protein MDDEARSKKMKSGLEKAPHRSLLYALGLTREEMDRPLVGIVNAASEVVPGHMHLNSLADAVKAGVRMSGGTPLQFPAIAVCDGLAMNHEGMRFSLPSREFIADSIEIMARGHAFDALVFIPNCDKCVPGMLMAMMRLNIPSVLVSGGPMLPGDIGPGKRGDLITVFEAVGKVRSGAMSEEELEYMAERACPGCGACAGMFTANSMNCLSETIGVALPGNGTIPAVSGARIRLAKKAGMHVMDLLRKNIRPLDIVTPKSVANAVAVDMALGCSTNTVLHLPAVFGEAGLKLGLDIFDEVSKKSPNLCKLSPAGKHYMVDLDNAGGIPAVMTELDKLGLINKDCMTATGKTVGENLKDMNARVLNPEVIRSVENPYSKQGGIAILRGSLAPGGAVVKQSAVAPEMMCRDVKARVFESEEDAMKAILDGKIKAGDGVVIRYEGPRGGPGMREMLSPTAAITGMGLGKDVALLTDGRFSGGTNGAAIGHISPEAADGGVIALVQEGDIIHIDIPNRKLDLLVDEAELEKRRAALVVPKKDCPYPVLRRYAYLVSSAANGGRYKDI; encoded by the coding sequence ATGGATGATGAAGCACGCAGCAAAAAAATGAAGTCCGGGCTTGAAAAAGCCCCTCACCGCTCCCTGCTCTATGCTCTGGGCCTCACCAGAGAAGAGATGGATCGTCCTCTGGTAGGTATTGTGAATGCCGCCAGCGAAGTTGTTCCCGGGCATATGCACCTGAACAGCCTAGCCGACGCGGTCAAGGCCGGTGTACGCATGTCGGGCGGCACGCCCCTGCAGTTTCCGGCCATTGCCGTGTGCGACGGCCTTGCCATGAACCATGAAGGCATGCGTTTTTCGCTGCCTTCGCGTGAATTCATAGCGGATTCCATTGAAATTATGGCCCGCGGCCATGCCTTTGACGCCCTGGTTTTTATTCCCAACTGCGACAAGTGCGTGCCCGGCATGCTCATGGCCATGATGCGCCTGAACATTCCCTCGGTGCTGGTTTCCGGCGGCCCCATGCTGCCCGGCGACATCGGCCCCGGCAAGCGTGGTGACCTCATCACCGTGTTTGAAGCCGTGGGCAAGGTGCGCAGCGGCGCCATGAGCGAAGAAGAGCTGGAATACATGGCCGAGCGGGCCTGTCCCGGTTGCGGCGCGTGCGCGGGCATGTTCACGGCCAATTCCATGAACTGCCTGTCTGAAACCATCGGCGTGGCTCTGCCCGGCAACGGCACCATTCCCGCTGTGAGCGGCGCGCGCATTCGCCTGGCCAAAAAAGCCGGCATGCACGTGATGGATCTGCTGCGCAAAAATATCCGCCCGCTGGATATTGTGACGCCCAAGTCGGTGGCCAACGCCGTGGCCGTGGATATGGCCCTTGGCTGCTCCACCAATACCGTGCTGCACCTGCCCGCCGTTTTTGGCGAGGCCGGTCTCAAGCTGGGCCTCGATATCTTTGACGAGGTGAGCAAAAAGAGCCCCAACCTGTGCAAGCTCTCCCCGGCGGGCAAGCACTACATGGTTGACCTCGACAACGCTGGCGGCATCCCCGCCGTGATGACCGAGCTGGACAAGCTGGGCCTGATCAACAAGGACTGCATGACCGCCACGGGCAAAACCGTGGGCGAGAACCTCAAGGACATGAACGCCCGCGTTCTGAACCCCGAGGTTATCCGCAGTGTTGAAAACCCCTATTCCAAGCAGGGCGGCATTGCCATCCTGCGCGGCAGCCTGGCCCCCGGCGGCGCTGTGGTAAAGCAGTCGGCCGTGGCACCTGAAATGATGTGCCGCGACGTGAAGGCCCGCGTGTTTGAGTCGGAAGAAGACGCCATGAAGGCTATTCTTGACGGCAAGATCAAGGCTGGCGACGGCGTGGTGATCCGCTACGAAGGCCCGCGCGGCGGTCCGGGCATGCGCGAGATGCTTTCGCCCACTGCGGCCATTACCGGCATGGGCCTTGGCAAGGACGTGGCCCTGCTGACCGATGGCCGCTTCTCTGGCGGCACCAACGGTGCAGCCATAGGCCACATTTCGCCCGAAGCGGCGGACGGCGGCGTTATCGCGCTGGTGCAGGAAGGCGACATCATCCATATCGACATTCCCAACCGCAAGCTTGACCTGCTGGTGGACGAAGCGGAGCTTGAGAAGCGCCGCGCTGCCCTTGTGGTGCCCAAGAAAGACTGCCCCTACCCGGTGCTGCGGCGCTATGCCTACCTGGTCAGCTCGGCGGCCAACGGCGGACGTTACAAGGACATTTAA
- a CDS encoding lipopolysaccharide biosynthesis protein, whose translation MQSSTPTLARRYIFKLVANIASVPVYLAMEAILPRALGPQMYGNYSFATNLFQQLSGFLDMGTSTCFYNSLSRRQAETGLIGFYMRVTAAVFGIILLAAALLQFPLAGELLMPDVPLWLAPLAAMWAFLTWWGRVLRSMNDAVGATVSSEMVRTAVSLLTVGLLGVMFWADWLNINTLFAQQYLMLGATALGYWLVTRNYWRAAGIPLHFHLTPEQTRAYGREFFNYSHPLFVQALLSFLLLSAERWLLQWFDGSVEQGFFALSQKVSMACFLFVSAMTPLVMRELSIAWGNNDREAMGRLLTRFAPLLYVVAAYFSCFTLAEGSALVNFFGGAQFAAATLPVQIMALYPLHQAYGQLAGSVFHATGRTKILRNMAALECIYGFSTAWFLLAPPEYLGLGLGAVGLAIKTVCVQIITVNIYLWLASRFIPLKFWRNVAHQVWSLAVLLMLAFGCREATLYLGLGDIDSLPRFLASGVMYTAAIALLCLSMPAVMGFSRQELREIFIRFKKSRSHA comes from the coding sequence ATGCAAAGCTCTACTCCCACCCTGGCCCGCCGCTATATCTTCAAGCTTGTGGCCAATATTGCCTCCGTTCCGGTCTACCTCGCCATGGAGGCCATTCTGCCCCGCGCGCTCGGGCCGCAGATGTACGGCAATTACAGCTTTGCCACCAACCTGTTCCAGCAGCTTTCGGGCTTTCTGGACATGGGCACATCCACCTGCTTTTACAATTCCCTTTCGCGCCGGCAGGCCGAAACAGGCCTCATTGGCTTTTACATGCGCGTTACGGCGGCGGTGTTTGGCATTATTCTGCTGGCGGCCGCCCTGTTGCAGTTTCCCCTTGCGGGCGAGCTGCTCATGCCCGATGTGCCGCTTTGGCTGGCTCCGCTGGCGGCCATGTGGGCCTTTTTGACCTGGTGGGGGCGTGTGCTGCGCTCCATGAACGATGCTGTTGGCGCGACTGTTTCATCCGAGATGGTGCGCACGGCTGTTTCGCTGCTCACAGTGGGGCTGCTTGGGGTTATGTTCTGGGCCGACTGGCTCAACATCAATACCCTGTTCGCCCAGCAATACCTGATGCTTGGGGCTACTGCCCTGGGATACTGGCTGGTAACGCGCAACTACTGGCGCGCGGCTGGCATTCCCCTGCATTTTCACCTTACGCCAGAACAGACCCGTGCCTACGGACGAGAATTTTTCAATTATAGTCACCCGCTGTTTGTGCAGGCGCTGCTCTCCTTTTTGCTGCTTTCAGCCGAGCGCTGGTTGCTGCAGTGGTTTGACGGCAGCGTAGAACAAGGTTTTTTTGCCCTTTCGCAAAAGGTCAGCATGGCCTGTTTCCTTTTTGTTTCGGCCATGACCCCTCTTGTGATGCGCGAACTTTCCATTGCCTGGGGCAATAACGACCGCGAGGCAATGGGCCGCCTGCTTACGCGCTTTGCCCCCCTGCTGTATGTTGTAGCCGCCTATTTTTCGTGCTTTACCCTAGCCGAAGGCTCGGCGCTGGTGAATTTTTTTGGCGGCGCGCAGTTTGCCGCTGCCACCCTGCCCGTGCAGATCATGGCGCTCTACCCCCTGCACCAGGCCTACGGGCAGCTGGCGGGCTCGGTATTTCACGCCACAGGGCGCACCAAAATTTTGCGCAACATGGCCGCGCTCGAGTGCATTTATGGCTTCAGCACCGCATGGTTTCTGCTTGCGCCGCCGGAATATCTGGGCCTCGGGCTCGGTGCCGTTGGCCTTGCCATCAAAACCGTGTGTGTGCAGATCATCACGGTCAATATCTACCTGTGGCTGGCCTCGCGCTTTATTCCCCTCAAGTTCTGGCGCAATGTGGCCCATCAGGTGTGGAGCCTTGCAGTGCTGCTGATGCTCGCTTTTGGCTGCCGAGAGGCGACCCTGTATCTGGGTCTTGGCGATATTGATTCCTTGCCGCGCTTTCTGGCATCGGGCGTCATGTACACTGCCGCCATCGCTCTGCTGTGCCTGAGCATGCCTGCGGTGATGGGTTTTTCGCGACAGGAGCTGCGCGAGATTTTCATCCGCTTCAAAAAATCGCGCTCGCACGCGTAG
- the proB gene encoding glutamate 5-kinase: MAAPREDWQQERTRVLAQARVVVVKVGSAVLTDANGLSAPVLENLAGQLARLRTLLPQGTAGAEGSAEPRRLVLVSSGAVAAGRAALSSRGHVVETTGLAARQAAAAVGQGQLMQAWDKVFLAHRMPTAQVLLTRDDLRARQRFLNARNTFAELLEWGVLPIVNENDTVSISELKFGDNDCLASLLVNLTGADLFINLTSASGVLAADPQKNPQAPILDHIDDVAALDLGQLCGGKTSVGTGGMYSKLLAARRASQIGVPTLILPGREPDVIIRAFAACGVCDAPEGRTPFTGGTWVCPARHAIPRRKFWLAYQSDPAGNVHVDAGAARALLHKGGSLLPGGVFRVEGSFQQGALVRVLHEGQSLGVGLSNYSTSDLKKIMGLKRHEVAAILGDAHYPEVIHRDNLLLDAAV, encoded by the coding sequence ATGGCAGCCCCCAGGGAAGACTGGCAGCAGGAACGCACAAGGGTGCTTGCGCAGGCGCGGGTTGTGGTTGTTAAGGTTGGCAGCGCGGTTTTAACCGATGCCAACGGCCTGAGCGCGCCCGTGCTGGAAAATCTGGCCGGGCAGCTGGCCCGGCTGCGTACCCTGCTGCCCCAAGGTACCGCTGGTGCCGAAGGCAGTGCGGAGCCGCGCCGTCTGGTGCTGGTTTCTTCCGGGGCCGTGGCCGCCGGCAGGGCAGCGCTCAGCTCGCGTGGGCATGTGGTTGAAACCACGGGCCTTGCGGCGCGTCAGGCTGCTGCGGCGGTTGGCCAGGGGCAGCTGATGCAGGCCTGGGACAAGGTTTTTCTTGCCCACCGCATGCCCACGGCGCAGGTCTTGCTTACCCGAGACGACCTGCGCGCGCGCCAGCGTTTTCTCAACGCCCGCAATACCTTCGCCGAGCTGCTGGAATGGGGCGTTCTGCCCATCGTGAACGAGAACGACACCGTATCCATCAGCGAGCTGAAGTTTGGCGACAATGACTGTCTGGCCAGCCTCTTGGTCAATCTCACCGGGGCAGACCTGTTCATAAATCTCACCTCCGCATCTGGAGTGCTGGCCGCCGACCCGCAGAAAAATCCGCAAGCTCCCATACTGGATCACATTGACGACGTGGCAGCACTCGACCTAGGGCAGCTGTGCGGAGGTAAAACCTCGGTAGGTACGGGCGGCATGTATTCCAAACTGCTGGCAGCCCGCCGTGCCTCGCAGATTGGTGTGCCCACCCTGATTTTGCCGGGGCGCGAACCTGATGTCATCATTCGGGCTTTTGCGGCCTGCGGTGTGTGCGATGCCCCGGAAGGGCGCACACCCTTTACCGGTGGCACGTGGGTTTGCCCCGCGCGCCATGCCATACCGCGCCGCAAGTTCTGGCTGGCCTATCAGTCTGACCCGGCGGGCAACGTGCATGTGGATGCTGGCGCGGCCAGGGCCTTGCTGCACAAGGGCGGCAGCCTGCTGCCCGGGGGGGTGTTTCGCGTTGAGGGCAGCTTTCAGCAGGGGGCGCTGGTGCGTGTGCTGCACGAAGGCCAAAGCCTTGGCGTGGGCCTTTCCAACTACAGCACCTCAGACCTCAAAAAGATTATGGGCCTGAAAAGGCATGAGGTGGCCGCCATTTTGGGGGATGCACACTATCCCGAGGTTATCCATCGTGACAACCTGCTGCTTGACGCGGCAGTGTAA